A genomic window from Candidatus Edwardsbacteria bacterium includes:
- a CDS encoding cyclic nucleotide-binding domain-containing protein — protein MAPQDVLKKVVLFKYLSPAELESLESKLEKRKVAKDTAIFQEGTVGNEMYLITSGEVEISIKRNDSKLVLAELGESSFFGEMALITDKPRTATATALIDSEMYALSKEEFQRLLMKEPQLSARMLLAIAEILCDRIQSTNENLETYFLINRAIVDNEQFRRLYIHSHVK, from the coding sequence ATGGCGCCTCAGGATGTTTTGAAAAAAGTAGTCCTGTTCAAATATCTCTCGCCCGCCGAGCTGGAATCGCTGGAGAGCAAGCTGGAGAAGCGAAAGGTTGCCAAGGATACGGCGATATTCCAGGAAGGGACCGTTGGCAACGAGATGTACCTGATCACCAGCGGAGAGGTGGAGATCAGCATCAAGCGCAACGATTCCAAGCTGGTGCTGGCCGAACTGGGGGAGAGCTCTTTCTTCGGAGAGATGGCCCTGATCACCGACAAGCCCCGCACCGCCACGGCCACCGCCCTCATTGATAGCGAGATGTATGCCCTGTCCAAGGAGGAGTTCCAGAGGCTGCTGATGAAGGAGCCCCAGCTTTCCGCCCGGATGCTGCTGGCCATCGCCGAGATACTGTGTGACCGCATCCAGTCCACCAACGAGAACCTGGAGACCTATTTTCTGATCAACCGGGCGATAGTGGACAACGAGCAGTTCCGCCGGCTGTATATACACAGCCATGTAAAATAA
- a CDS encoding OmpA family protein, with protein sequence MKRIAFVFTVLIMVAGMAMATPSMYGSNGLVRTIAPDNCGPMSFGIGFRGFFSMGDIDTNSSWMSIDVVPMGNIAFNDMLELSIAPTYSFNQWSMTTPDTSGWENGTKDARIGLKATFLRGEGFNMGAYLGYDYRWNKKFSGYYAWVNEAWEKDSNYTPTGVIHFTLIPGYNAGNFKAHLNLGMAMNLDKYDVGDGVNRIYPNIGIPFGLGMSYDAGMVTPFLEVTGKAGFDTLQYYDFTATPVDSVKRGIMNNPFWVTGGLRFDFGSIKMDLGGEMNFQTDDTTHTVNMLNGKGLGKGLDWQVFMGLAYTKCNLGPKVPPTGIISGKVVDKAGKGLAAVVMAGGITANTDPATGAYTLSGVLIDKAPVEIKADAKGYIAKQASIMLTKKNKKKPAMQDFTLELKPIPASEVTGMITNYKDGSPMAGATINFKGPKAVIAKTDAAGKYTAKLEQGNYQAVVSADGFKNKTFSVVAKDGKPAAQNIALVKQKETFTFGDIYFPSGKAAITPKAEAKLEGLYKVLSENPEIKVEIAGHTDGLGSNRVNLKLSQSRAEAVKTWLEAKGIAADKLVAKGYGENKPIASNKTRAGRAQNRRIEINVID encoded by the coding sequence ATGAAGCGAATTGCATTTGTGTTCACAGTTCTGATAATGGTAGCCGGGATGGCTATGGCAACCCCTTCCATGTACGGAAGCAACGGACTGGTCAGGACCATCGCTCCCGATAACTGCGGCCCAATGAGTTTTGGGATCGGTTTTCGTGGGTTCTTCTCCATGGGCGATATTGACACCAACTCATCTTGGATGAGCATCGATGTGGTTCCCATGGGCAACATCGCCTTCAACGACATGCTGGAACTGTCGATCGCTCCGACTTACTCCTTCAATCAATGGTCCATGACCACCCCGGACACTTCCGGGTGGGAAAACGGCACCAAGGACGCCAGGATCGGCCTGAAGGCCACCTTCCTGCGGGGAGAGGGCTTCAACATGGGCGCCTACCTGGGATACGACTACCGCTGGAATAAAAAATTCAGTGGATATTATGCTTGGGTCAATGAGGCTTGGGAAAAGGACTCCAATTACACTCCGACCGGAGTGATCCACTTCACCCTGATCCCGGGCTACAACGCCGGCAACTTTAAGGCCCACCTGAATCTGGGCATGGCCATGAACCTGGACAAGTATGATGTCGGTGATGGCGTCAATAGAATTTACCCGAATATCGGGATTCCGTTCGGCTTGGGCATGTCCTACGATGCCGGAATGGTAACCCCGTTCCTGGAAGTAACCGGGAAAGCCGGGTTCGATACCCTTCAATATTATGATTTTACAGCTACACCGGTTGATTCAGTAAAACGCGGCATCATGAACAATCCTTTCTGGGTGACCGGCGGACTGCGTTTCGACTTTGGATCCATCAAGATGGATCTGGGCGGCGAAATGAATTTCCAGACCGATGACACTACACATACCGTCAATATGCTAAACGGCAAAGGCCTGGGCAAGGGTCTTGATTGGCAGGTATTCATGGGCCTGGCCTACACCAAGTGCAACCTTGGTCCCAAGGTTCCCCCCACCGGCATCATCTCCGGTAAAGTGGTTGACAAGGCCGGCAAGGGCCTGGCTGCTGTGGTCATGGCCGGCGGTATCACCGCCAACACCGACCCGGCCACCGGCGCCTACACCCTCAGCGGCGTGCTGATCGACAAAGCCCCGGTGGAGATCAAGGCCGACGCCAAGGGCTACATCGCCAAGCAGGCTTCCATAATGCTGACCAAGAAGAACAAGAAGAAACCTGCCATGCAGGACTTCACCCTGGAGCTCAAGCCAATTCCGGCCAGCGAAGTCACCGGCATGATCACCAACTATAAAGACGGCAGCCCGATGGCTGGTGCCACGATCAACTTCAAGGGCCCCAAGGCCGTCATCGCCAAGACCGACGCCGCCGGCAAGTATACCGCCAAGCTGGAGCAGGGCAACTACCAGGCAGTGGTCAGCGCCGATGGCTTCAAGAATAAGACTTTCAGCGTGGTTGCCAAGGATGGCAAACCGGCAGCCCAGAACATCGCCCTGGTGAAGCAGAAAGAGACCTTTACCTTTGGCGACATCTACTTCCCGTCCGGCAAGGCCGCTATCACCCCCAAGGCCGAGGCCAAGCTGGAGGGCCTGTACAAGGTCCTGAGCGAGAACCCCGAGATCAAGGTTGAGATCGCCGGGCACACCGACGGATTGGGATCCAACAGGGTCAATTTGAAGCTGTCCCAGTCTCGTGCCGAGGCAGTGAAAACCTGGCTGGAAGCCAAGGGCATTGCAGCTGACAAGCTGGTGGCCAAGGGCTATGGCGAGAACAAGCCGATCGCCAGCAACAAGACCAGAGCCGGCAGAGCCCAGAACCGCCGCATAGAGATCAACGTCATAGACTAA